A window of Planctomonas sp. JC2975 genomic DNA:
ATGTCGCGAAGAGCGTTCGTTCCGTCGTCATCCCGCTCCAACGCCGCCTGCGCCCTGGTGTGCACCAGCGTGCGCTCCCCCGCCGCGCGACGCACTGTCTCGTAGCCGTTGAGTTCGCCGACGGGCGCACCGGACCGCAGCACTGCCGCGAGCCGCACCGCAAGCTCGATCGCGTCGTTCAGGCCGGCGTTGAGAGCGGATCCGCCCGCGTTGAAGATGTGCGCCGCGTCGCCGGCGACGAACGCCCGCCCGACCTTGTAGGCATCCGCCTGCCTGCTGTTCGCGACGATGCTGCGCGCAGCGGTGGCATCCGTGAACGACAGATCAGCACCGAGCACACGGCGGAGACTCGCCCTGAGCTCCTCGACGGGGAGCGGATCCGTCGGCTCGGCCTGGCCTCGCGGTTCATGGGTGTTGATCAGGTACAGGTCGTCAGGGGCCGTGGGGTCGAGCGCGCGAACGGGGGCGATGGAGAAGCTGCCGCCCGGCATCCGATTCGGCCGCATCGGTGCGACGCTGCCGACTCCACGGATCGTCAGCTCGTCGGCCGTACGCATGACCGTGATCACATCAGCGGGGATGCACACCCTGGCTATGCGGGCGATCCGATCGCTCGTGAAGCCCGGGAATCCGATGCCGGCGCTCTTGCGGACCACGCTGTGGGCGCCATCGCAACCGACGAGATACAACGCCCGGACGGATGCGGTGGCCCCGTCTTCTCGCGCGTCCACGTCAACGCCGTCAGCATCCTGCGCGAAGCCGAGCACCTCGCATCCGCGCCGGATCACAGCGCCGGCGGCGACAGCACGCCGCTCCAGCAACTCTTCGAGCCGACGTTGCGGCACCGGGAGGATGTGCAGCGGATTGCCTGGACCGAAGCCGAGGCGCAGCGGCAGCGAGCCGAATTGGAATCGCGGAGGCGTCATCACGCGCAGCCGCGTTCCGGTGAGAATTCCCCGCTTCGCCAGCGCGACCGCCGCGCTGCCGACGATGCCGTTCGCCTTGGGTCCGCTGTGCGGCTCGTTCTCCCGTTCGAGAACGACGACCCGGATGCCGCGCTCGGCGAGATCGCCCGCCAGCAGCAGTCCAACGGGGCCGGCTCCGACGACGGCGACCTCGTGGCCGGACTGCGACGGGTGTTCGGAATCTGCGACAGTGGACATGACGTCAGTTTGAGTTGACAACAGCGAGGTTGTCAAGCCAGACTGACACCGTGGAACCCGTCGACCTCGCCGCGCACCTGCGCGTCACCGACCCCGCCGTCGGCCTGCGGGCGGCAGAGACACTGCGCCGCCTCGCCGAACGCGTCGAAGCGGAGCACGTCGCGGAGGCGCGCCGGCTGGGCTGGTCGTGGGAACAGATCGGCGAAGCGCTCGGCGTGACCCGCCAATCCGTCCACGCCAAGTACGGAAAGGAATCAGCCGATGTTCGAGCAGTTCGCGGCTCAGGCGCGCAAGGCGGTCGATGACGCCCGACTAGAAGCGAGCCGACGTGGCGATCGACGGATCGGCACCGAGCACCTCCTCGCGGCCCTCTTGAACGATGAGACACTCGCGGACGCGGTCGGAGCGGATGCCGCGGCCGCGCGCGCAGCCGCCGACGACCTCGATCGCGCTGCCCTGGCATCCATCGGGCTTCCGTTCACCGACCGATTGCCCGCCGGTCGCGCCGCGCTCGGGCGACGCGTGCCGTTCACGGTCGGTGCGAAGGCCGTGCTGCAGTCCGCCGTCACCAAGGCCGTCTCCGAGCGGTCGCGCAGGATCACGACGCGTCACTTGTTCCTCGCCGTGCTCGACCGGCCGGCACCGGATCCCGCCGCCGCACTCGTGCGCGAGCTCGGACTCGATGGGCCGTCGGTCAGCGCTCGCCTCGACGCCGCACGCTGACCGCACGAGCGCCGAAACCGACGAAGAGCGTGCGCAGAAACAGCAAGCCCGATGGGCCGAAGATGTCGGCTCATCGGGCTGGAGTTGGGTAAGCGGGCGAGTTATCGAATGGGCCGCTTGCTCACCGCCCCCACGGAGAGCAATGAACGGCCCAAGACGAGCTTGGTCCCGGCCGGCGAGGGTTGTCAAGCGTTGCCGAGGCCCTCGTCCGAATACGACTGCACTCTTCTGCCGGGCCTCAAAGGCCGGATGCGTTTCGTGGGAGCGCTCTCTTGACGGTCGGCATCAGCGGGAGCACGATCATCCGAGGGCCGCTGTCCGAGCGACCCCTATCTCGATGGGGAGATCACATGAAACGCTCCTTGACGCGTGGAATGACGGCGGCCGTGGCCGGCGCCGCCTGCGCGATCGTCGCCGCAGCACTGAGCCTCCCGGCTCAGGCAGCGAGCTCGGATGCCGGCCACGGATCAGAATCCGGCGGGCATGCCCTCGGAACGTCGACCAGGCTCTACGTGCCGAAGGCAGATTCCGCCGCTGCGCTGCAAGAGGTCAAACTTCGCAAGAGCTCGCCCGCGGATGCCGCGGCCCTCGCCGCGGTCGAGTCGACGCCCCAGGCCGTGTGGCTCACGGGTGGCTCGCCCGGTCGTGTCAAAGGGACCGTGAAGAACACGATGGCGCTCGCCAAGGTGTCGCACACCACTCCCGTGTTCGTCGCGTACGACATCCCGGGCCGCGACTGCAGTCAGTACTCCGCGGGTGGCGCGGCGACCACGGCCGCCTACGAAGCCTGGATCGACGGCATCGCGCAGGGGATCGGATCCGACAAGGCCGTGGTCCTTGTCGAACCGGACGGGCTCGGGCTGCTGCCGCAGACCGACTGCATCGCGACGCACGGGCTCTCCCCCGACACGTACCCGTTCACCGACGCGGAGCGCTTCACCGAGCTCAACTACGCGGTGAGCGCCCTCGAGGCGAGACCGAACACCACCGTCTACCTTGACGGCACCCACAGCGCCTGGCTCAATGTCGGCGACATCTCGACGCGGCTGGTGGAGGCCGGCGTGAACGCGGCGCAGGGCTTCTTCCTCAACGTGTCCAACTACCAGTACACGGTCAACAACGAGCAGTACGGCACCTGGATCTCGGAGTGCATCGCCCTGCTCGGTGCGGGCACCGCACCAGGTGACTGCCCCAACCAGTACTGGAACGGCGGACCGGAGGGCACGAAGATCGCGGACCTCGTCGGACCCTGGACCGGCGGCTCGGCGACCGGCGCCCTCGACAACTACGGAAAATGGTCGGATACGACCGATGACCCGGCACTGAACACGAGCGGCATCAACGCCAGGTACTCCGGAGCGCTCGCCGCCGCGAACGTGACCCCGAGTGCGCATTTCGTGATCGACACCAGTCGCAACGGAACGGGTCCGAATCCGATGACCGCCTACACCGCCGCACCCTATGACCAGCCGGCCTCGAACGTGGCTGCGCTGGCCGGCGGCAACTGGTGCAACCCGCCGGGAGCCGGGCTCGGCGCATCCCCGACGACCGACACCGGAGTCGCGCTGGTCGATGCCTTCCTCTGGGTGAAGACGCCGGGCCAGTCGGACGGATCCTGCAACGCGTCCGGCGCCGGACGCGTCTGGGACTACAGCGCCTACACGCAGCCCGGGTGGCCGATGGATGCAGCGGGGCAGGCATCCTTCGACCCGCTGTGGGGACAGGTGGACCCGGATGCCGGCGCCTGGTTCCCGGCGCAGATCCTGCAGCTCATGCACAACGCAGACGGGTCGGTGAACTGATCCGGTCGGCGCGAGACGGTCCCGCGGCCGTCGTCGGCCGCGGGACCGGTGCAACGATTCGGACGACGACCTCGGCACCCGCGAGGCCGCGACGTAGCCTGGAGGCGTCGCGATGGGGCGACAAGACCGAGGGAGATGGTCACCATGCGTGCAGAAGCAGGCGAGCGCATTGTCATCCGCGGAATGACGGTGGAGACGCCGGACAGGCACGGCGAGATCGTCGAGGTGAGGGGCGAGAACGGCGCGCCGCCGTACCTCGTGCGATTCGACGACGGGCACGAAACGCTCGTGTACCCGGGGGCGGACGCGACGGTCGAGCATCCGCAGTAGGTGGATGGCGCGACATCTGCCCGGCCGCGATCACCAGACCTGGACGTGATGCCGACCCACGCCGTATCGGGCGAGCGCTCGACCGGCTCAGCCGCGCCCACCATCCGTGTGAAATGCAGGAAATGCTCTTCGTCACCGTGACGAAGAGCATTTCCTGCTTGTGAGACGCGGTCTGGATGGAACGCCGGGTGCCGAACTTCGCGCGGCACCCGGTGCGCGATCAGGCGCGGAGGTCGAGCCAGCGCACCTGCTCCGGTGTGAGCGTCACGTCGAGGCCGGCCATGGAGGTGCGGGTCTCCTCGATGCTGCGCGGACCGAACAGCGGGAACGTCGGGAACTCCTGCGCGAGCACGTAAGCGAGCGCGACGGCTGTCGGCGCCACGCCGAGCTGAGAGGCGAGCTCACGAGCCCGGGCGAGCCGCTCGAAGTTGTCGTCGCTGTAGTAGCAGCGCACGAGCTCTTCGTCCGAGGTGTCCGCACGGTCAGCACGCGCGAAGAAGCCGCGCGCCTGCGACGACCAGGGCAGCAGCGTGGTGCCGGTGCGCTCCAGCCATTCGCGGTCCTCGTCATCGGTGACGTAGCGGCATCCGGCCCACGGCACGTCCAGCGCGTGCGCGAGGCCGAAGTGGTCGCTCAGCACGGAGAAGCGCTGCCGGCCGTTGGCATCCGCATACTCGAGCGCCTCCTGGAAGCGCGCGATCGACCAGTTGGAGCCGCCGAACGCACGGATGCGTCCCGCCTTCGCCTGCTCGTCGAGCACGTCGACGAACTCCCCGACCGGGATCTCCTCGTTGTCGCGATGCATCATGTAGATGTCCACGTGGTCGGTCTGCAACCGATCCAGCGTCTCATCGAGCTGGCGCACGATCGACTCGGGGTCGCAGTGCGGGGTGTGCGCACCCTTGCCGATGATCACGACGTCGTCGCGCAGACCGCGGTTCTGGATCCACTGGCCGAGCAACCGCTCGCAGCGTCCGCCGCCGTAGATGTAGGCGGTGTCGAAGGCGTTGCCGCCGCGCTCCACGAAGTCGTCGAACATGGCGGATGCGTGGCCGAGCGTCTCCTGATTGTCGACGCCCATGACCAGGCGCGACACGTCCTTGTCCAACCCGGGGACGCGGCCGTAGCGCATCGAGGCATCCGAACGGCGCCGCGGCGCATGGCCGCTCGCCGGCGGAATGTTCGTGGTTGCGCTCTCGAACGGATACTCGAGTCCCAGCGCAGCGCGCCACCGGTCGAGCGCGGCGGCGTTGCCCAGGCTGTCGGCCCAGCTCATGTTCGGACTCTGGCCGGCGGCTGCGAACTCGGCGACGGCATCCGCCTGCAACGCGTACTGGTATGCGGGTTCGATGCGAATGCTCTCCACCCCCGAACCGCCAGGAGCGGCATCCGTCGTGCGCACCTCGATGAAGCTCGGCTCCGTCGTCGAGGGAAGCCACGGCTGGGGCACGACGATCTGGCCCTTCGATCCGCTGACGACCACGCGGTTGTCATCCGCGACTCGAACGCCGCTCGTGACGTGCGCTGTGATGCCCGACCCGAAGACCAGGGATGCTGTGGCCCACTCGTCCACGCCCGTCTCGCCGAGAGTGCCTTTGGCGGTGAGCGAGACCGGGTTGGCGAACGGCGCGCCGGTCGCTGCGCCGGCGACGAGTCGCGCCACTGAGACGGAGTATCCGCCGACGTCGAGGATGCCGCCTCCC
This region includes:
- a CDS encoding aldo/keto reductase, producing the protein MADSPDKQGPLQHVRWGIAGPGGIAHRFAEQLPHSRTGRLVALASRSPERAKAFAAEFENAPGAIRIHESYESLFADPDVDAIYIATLHVDHVRLAIQALDAGKHVVCEKPLSVDHAGAMAVVEAARRNGRYLAEAFMYRFHPQTVRLAELVASGAIGEVQHIEASFAFRADVPAEHRLVNAELAGGGILDVGGYSVSVARLVAGAATGAPFANPVSLTAKGTLGETGVDEWATASLVFGSGITAHVTSGVRVADDNRVVVSGSKGQIVVPQPWLPSTTEPSFIEVRTTDAAPGGSGVESIRIEPAYQYALQADAVAEFAAAGQSPNMSWADSLGNAAALDRWRAALGLEYPFESATTNIPPASGHAPRRRSDASMRYGRVPGLDKDVSRLVMGVDNQETLGHASAMFDDFVERGGNAFDTAYIYGGGRCERLLGQWIQNRGLRDDVVIIGKGAHTPHCDPESIVRQLDETLDRLQTDHVDIYMMHRDNEEIPVGEFVDVLDEQAKAGRIRAFGGSNWSIARFQEALEYADANGRQRFSVLSDHFGLAHALDVPWAGCRYVTDDEDREWLERTGTTLLPWSSQARGFFARADRADTSDEELVRCYYSDDNFERLARARELASQLGVAPTAVALAYVLAQEFPTFPLFGPRSIEETRTSMAGLDVTLTPEQVRWLDLRA
- a CDS encoding helix-turn-helix domain-containing protein, which gives rise to MEPVDLAAHLRVTDPAVGLRAAETLRRLAERVEAEHVAEARRLGWSWEQIGEALGVTRQSVHAKYGKESADVRAVRGSGAQGGR
- a CDS encoding Clp protease N-terminal domain-containing protein, whose amino-acid sequence is MFEQFAAQARKAVDDARLEASRRGDRRIGTEHLLAALLNDETLADAVGADAAAARAAADDLDRAALASIGLPFTDRLPAGRAALGRRVPFTVGAKAVLQSAVTKAVSERSRRITTRHLFLAVLDRPAPDPAAALVRELGLDGPSVSARLDAAR
- a CDS encoding FAD-dependent monooxygenase, with the translated sequence MSTVADSEHPSQSGHEVAVVGAGPVGLLLAGDLAERGIRVVVLERENEPHSGPKANGIVGSAAVALAKRGILTGTRLRVMTPPRFQFGSLPLRLGFGPGNPLHILPVPQRRLEELLERRAVAAGAVIRRGCEVLGFAQDADGVDVDAREDGATASVRALYLVGCDGAHSVVRKSAGIGFPGFTSDRIARIARVCIPADVITVMRTADELTIRGVGSVAPMRPNRMPGGSFSIAPVRALDPTAPDDLYLINTHEPRGQAEPTDPLPVEELRASLRRVLGADLSFTDATAARSIVANSRQADAYKVGRAFVAGDAAHIFNAGGSALNAGLNDAIELAVRLAAVLRSGAPVGELNGYETVRRAAGERTLVHTRAQAALERDDDGTNALRDIVGEVLNGRGASRRLARLMEQG
- a CDS encoding DUF1918 domain-containing protein is translated as MRAEAGERIVIRGMTVETPDRHGEIVEVRGENGAPPYLVRFDDGHETLVYPGADATVEHPQ
- a CDS encoding glycoside hydrolase family 6 protein; this translates as MKRSLTRGMTAAVAGAACAIVAAALSLPAQAASSDAGHGSESGGHALGTSTRLYVPKADSAAALQEVKLRKSSPADAAALAAVESTPQAVWLTGGSPGRVKGTVKNTMALAKVSHTTPVFVAYDIPGRDCSQYSAGGAATTAAYEAWIDGIAQGIGSDKAVVLVEPDGLGLLPQTDCIATHGLSPDTYPFTDAERFTELNYAVSALEARPNTTVYLDGTHSAWLNVGDISTRLVEAGVNAAQGFFLNVSNYQYTVNNEQYGTWISECIALLGAGTAPGDCPNQYWNGGPEGTKIADLVGPWTGGSATGALDNYGKWSDTTDDPALNTSGINARYSGALAAANVTPSAHFVIDTSRNGTGPNPMTAYTAAPYDQPASNVAALAGGNWCNPPGAGLGASPTTDTGVALVDAFLWVKTPGQSDGSCNASGAGRVWDYSAYTQPGWPMDAAGQASFDPLWGQVDPDAGAWFPAQILQLMHNADGSVN